Proteins co-encoded in one Euleptes europaea isolate rEulEur1 chromosome 1, rEulEur1.hap1, whole genome shotgun sequence genomic window:
- the CANT1 gene encoding soluble calcium-activated nucleotidase 1 yields the protein MPVPLRPRLQWDESLSPLRISVGSLPVLASMTKAADPRFRLRWKAIVATSLALALVLLLLCFQRTPSVSRPVPANAHNWRLSGLPSERYNDTYPLSPAQQIPEGVRYRIGLIADLDTNSKASSEHTWFSYLKKGYLTLSASGDRVSLEWDANDHVLESHLAEKGRGMELSELVVFNGKLYAVDDRTGVVYQIDGTKVVPWVILSDGDGSVGKGFKAEWLAVKDEHLYVGGLGKDWTTATGEVLNQNPEWVKVIGYKGDVAHESWVANYNALRAAAGIKPPGYLIHESASWSETLQRWFFLPRRASHKRYNEQEDERRGTNLLLSSTPNFADITVSHIGDITPTHGFSSFKFVPGTDDQIIVALKSEEDAGRVATYITAFTLDGRSLLPETRIGSVKYEGIEFI from the exons ATGCCCGTCCCACTTCGCCCACGCCTTCAATGGGATGAGTCTCTGAGTCCCTTGCGAATTAGTGTGGGCAGCCTCCCAGTGCTGGCGtccatgaccaaggcagctgacCCCCGCTTCCGCCTGCGCTGGAAGGCCATTGTGGCAACCTCTCTGGCCTTGGCccttgtgctgctgctgctctgcttccAGCGTACACCCTCAGTAAGCCGGCCAGTGCCCGCCAATGCCCACAACTGGCGGCTCAGTGGGCTGCCCAGCGAACGATACAATGACACGTACCCTCTGTCACCAGCCCAACAGATCCCTGAAGGGGTGCGGTATCGCATTGGACTCATTGCTGACCTGGACACAAACTCCAAGGCCTCCAGTGAGCATACCTGGTTCAGCTACTTGAAAAAGGGTTACCTGACACTGTCAGCCAGTGGGGACCGTGTCTCTCTTGAGTGGGATGCCAATGACCACGTGTTGGAGTCTCACCTGGCTGAGAAGGGGCGTGGCATGGAGCTGTCTGAACTGGTAGTCTTTAATGGCAAGCTCTATGCTGTCGACGATCGCACGGGAGTTGTGTACCAAATCGATGGCACCAAGGTGGTTCCTTGGGTGATCTTGTCAGATGGAGATGGCAGCGTCGGCAAGG GTTTTAAGGCGGAATGGCTGGCAGTGAAGGATGAACACCTGTACGTGGGAGGCCTGGGCAAAGATTGGACAACAGCCACAGGGGAGGTGCTCAACCAGAATCCCGAATGGGTGAAAGTCATCGGCTACAAAGGGGACGTGGCTCATGAGAGCTGGGTGGCCAATTACAACGCACTCAGGGCGGCAGCAGGGATCAAACCCCCAG GTTACTTGATCCATGAGTCTGCCTCATGGAGCGAAACACTCCAGCGCTGGTTCTTTCTGCCTCGCCGGGCTAGTCATAAACGTTACAACGAACAGGAGGATGAACGCCGTGGCACCAATTTACTTCTTAGTTCCACACCAAACTTTGCCGATATCACTGTGAGCCATATTGGTGATATCACTCCCACCCACGGCTTCTCCTCCTTCAAGTTTGTTCCTGGCACTGATGACCAGATCATTGTGGCGTTGAAGTCTGAGGAAGATGCTGGACGCGTGGCGACCTACATCACGGCCTTCACCCTGGATGGGCGTTCCCTACTGCCTGAGACCCGCATTGGT